In the genome of Flavobacterium panacagri, one region contains:
- a CDS encoding PKD domain-containing protein, translating into MKPHLSIFFILFSILSIGQTKVKDTITRRANISFIQNGNQVSYKPETPPLIPIAGAPKPSYSYLWELGDGHYSKEAEPKHVYKKKGTYTTRLAVTNNYDNGKPPATRPKKVAVNDITDNNYKDIASIADQNGFAIIKNCDPIPEQEMVVVVSYQNLENYVANGKLYLFYNEKQFKHNNFQLSDFRTYAGEREVKENLVASVDDLNDSNNFLASAEGNFKTKKYRNTTTEEDLDASLLDANKTYHNVSVLEFDDANPGETRNVFYTFKTTPEMIKDTSATVTMRGIFVPNRSYKNHKVKNLEMEIVTSHDPNKMGSNGRFMNYRLVRFKRVNFKTRFQNNGKGPARKIRLETDVPDMFDKKTFQIESMYPECPICPKGEEPTVSCLDTIIKQKQIIFTFKNIYLPGSEQKNVHEKDSTKGFVKYSMKFGEDFHKVKTKSRTAIIFDKNEPIITNYATTRFLPGLSIGAKAGYNFYPDLDKSTSYFVGATLSPFKSYRFYWQVEWVNALNQYNSAVNVTDEFNTNANGTRQLVRTTTLTENKNINWEVPVLIRYNINNYIGVGAGIQANINVSSEQNQTVKIDTYEGDKENFLISSTTSSDKVKNSFTDVKTGLLFDLTAGFARIGPSLGARYVINFEQNFNYFQVYGIWKF; encoded by the coding sequence ATGAAACCACATTTGTCTATTTTCTTTATTCTATTTTCTATTCTCTCAATAGGGCAAACCAAAGTAAAAGACACCATAACCCGAAGAGCTAACATCAGTTTTATTCAAAACGGAAATCAGGTTTCTTATAAACCCGAGACACCACCTTTGATTCCGATTGCGGGTGCGCCAAAGCCAAGTTATTCTTATTTATGGGAACTCGGAGACGGGCATTACAGCAAAGAAGCAGAACCGAAACATGTTTACAAAAAGAAAGGCACTTATACCACAAGACTTGCCGTAACGAACAATTATGACAACGGAAAACCACCTGCGACGCGTCCTAAAAAAGTGGCTGTAAACGATATTACGGATAATAACTATAAAGACATCGCTTCAATTGCAGATCAGAACGGTTTTGCGATTATCAAGAACTGTGATCCTATTCCGGAGCAGGAAATGGTAGTCGTAGTGAGTTATCAAAATCTGGAAAATTATGTTGCCAACGGAAAGCTGTATTTGTTTTATAATGAAAAGCAATTCAAACACAACAATTTCCAATTGAGCGATTTTAGAACTTATGCCGGCGAACGTGAAGTGAAAGAAAACTTAGTCGCTTCGGTTGATGATTTGAATGATTCGAATAATTTTCTGGCTTCCGCCGAAGGGAATTTCAAAACCAAAAAATACCGAAATACAACCACTGAAGAAGATTTGGACGCATCGCTTTTAGATGCCAACAAAACCTATCATAATGTTTCTGTTTTAGAATTTGATGATGCCAATCCAGGAGAAACGCGAAATGTTTTTTACACTTTCAAAACTACTCCTGAAATGATTAAAGATACAAGTGCAACTGTTACGATGCGCGGTATTTTTGTTCCGAACAGAAGTTATAAAAACCATAAAGTAAAAAATCTGGAAATGGAAATTGTGACTTCTCATGATCCAAACAAAATGGGATCTAACGGAAGATTTATGAATTACAGACTGGTTCGTTTTAAAAGAGTCAATTTTAAAACCCGTTTCCAGAATAATGGCAAAGGACCGGCAAGAAAAATTCGTTTAGAAACAGATGTTCCAGATATGTTTGACAAAAAGACTTTCCAGATTGAAAGTATGTATCCAGAATGTCCGATTTGTCCAAAAGGCGAAGAACCAACTGTAAGCTGTTTGGATACGATTATCAAACAGAAACAAATCATTTTTACTTTTAAAAATATTTACCTTCCGGGAAGCGAACAAAAAAATGTTCACGAAAAAGATTCTACAAAAGGTTTTGTAAAATACTCCATGAAGTTTGGCGAAGATTTTCATAAGGTAAAAACCAAAAGCCGCACTGCTATTATTTTTGATAAAAATGAACCGATAATTACCAACTACGCCACTACCCGATTTCTGCCTGGACTTTCGATTGGTGCAAAAGCGGGTTATAATTTTTATCCTGATTTAGATAAATCAACGAGTTATTTTGTGGGAGCAACGCTTTCTCCTTTTAAATCCTATCGTTTTTATTGGCAGGTGGAATGGGTAAATGCTTTGAATCAATACAATAGTGCTGTAAATGTCACAGACGAATTTAATACTAATGCCAATGGAACAAGACAGTTGGTGCGCACCACAACTTTGACGGAAAATAAAAATATCAACTGGGAAGTTCCGGTTTTGATTCGCTATAACATCAACAATTATATTGGTGTTGGAGCAGGAATTCAGGCGAATATCAATGTTTCTTCTGAGCAAAATCAGACTGTAAAGATTGATACTTATGAAGGCGATAAAGAGAACTTTTTGATTAGTTCGACAACCAGTTCTGATAAAGTGAAAAATAGTTTTACAGATGTAAAAACAGGCCTTTTATTTGATTTGACGGCAGGTTTTGCCAGAATCGGGCCAAGTTTAGGCGCACGGTATGTGATCAATTTTGAACAGAATTTTAATTATTTTCAGGTGTATGGAATTTGGAAATTTTAA
- a CDS encoding CHAT domain-containing protein, with product MKKLHCYILLFATLISFGQKTVSEEDKIYNAVDNFTANPSAEALQNLRNIESDFWKSAKPKTKDELLAIVILNCNKAYYENQFGQTLKAVKSYENAWMIYQKYKLKNYDIVEFCLKPLGNLYTVLGDYENAENTIKQYYFIASQEKNKAQKTAAILNLSNVYQNTGNVYKAIELIEKTIQTEKLSNTEKGLLLNNLGTNYVLSSKKSEAETSFLKAVSFLKKDKSQTETLANAYRNLAQLKINENNFVKASEYFEKAKTEFNKTSNREPRKIGQFYYEAAFIAFSEGKLAEAQENIEFIFKTLLPSYSSSKNKLPNQNSLYAETVLLDALDLQALIFLAENKPKEALKSYELSFQIEEMIQSLLVYENSKIITQVRNRNRTEKCIEIYLSLYEKERKMSYLGSAFLLSEQTKSVVLKNHLKNSETISREEKLILQQLQNWNTTILKEQQKLELADISKINEAVKKQNELMLLLKTKQSKTDSKKNTNFDLSALYAKLEKDNALLIEYFFGTHCIYNFTLENNKIALHRIETDKNAFPELLSFISLFKDPSAITNNPKKYNLLGNKVYKKLQIPHPSKHKNLILIPDGILSFLPFEALINETSNTTNFTKMHYLLDKFDVAYNNSAELYLNANTLSNGKENILGVFPIFEKTNYALRFSKNELESIKHNFKGQFFENENASFSNFKNNSIGKSIIHLSTHASSGDLETPASIKFYDQEILFSELYNLKLNPDLVVLSACETGIGKLYKAEGAMSVARGFQFAGAQNLMFSLWNVNDYTTSVFMDYFYKEIKHDVSFVKASANAKREFLKDKTIPNAKKSPYYWSAFVYYGTIEETEKPTNYIFYIISFLAVIGLFLGFNQYRNGKSSRNSQNRELQKNKIQNH from the coding sequence ATGAAAAAACTGCATTGCTATATTTTATTATTCGCAACTCTAATTTCATTCGGGCAGAAAACCGTGTCCGAAGAAGATAAAATATATAATGCTGTGGATAATTTTACCGCAAATCCTTCTGCAGAAGCGTTACAAAATCTTAGAAATATTGAAAGTGATTTTTGGAAAAGTGCAAAACCAAAAACCAAAGACGAATTATTGGCAATTGTTATTCTTAATTGTAATAAAGCCTATTATGAAAATCAGTTTGGGCAGACTTTAAAAGCGGTAAAAAGCTATGAAAATGCCTGGATGATTTATCAGAAATACAAACTGAAAAATTATGATATTGTCGAATTCTGTTTAAAACCTTTAGGGAACTTGTATACGGTTTTGGGCGATTATGAAAATGCTGAAAACACGATCAAACAATATTATTTTATTGCCAGTCAGGAGAAAAACAAAGCGCAAAAAACGGCCGCAATTCTTAATCTTTCGAATGTTTACCAGAATACCGGAAATGTTTATAAAGCAATTGAATTAATTGAAAAGACCATTCAGACTGAAAAACTTTCCAACACAGAAAAAGGTCTTTTGCTGAATAATTTAGGTACGAACTATGTTTTATCTTCTAAAAAATCCGAAGCTGAAACTTCATTTTTAAAAGCTGTTTCTTTTTTAAAAAAGGATAAATCACAAACTGAAACTTTAGCCAATGCATATCGAAATCTGGCGCAGTTAAAAATAAATGAAAATAATTTCGTAAAAGCATCAGAATACTTCGAAAAAGCCAAAACCGAATTCAATAAAACCTCTAATCGCGAACCTAGAAAAATAGGACAGTTTTATTATGAAGCAGCTTTTATTGCTTTCAGCGAAGGAAAATTAGCCGAGGCACAAGAAAATATTGAATTCATTTTTAAAACACTTCTTCCTTCTTATTCTAGTTCAAAAAATAAACTGCCCAATCAAAATTCGCTTTATGCTGAAACGGTTTTATTGGATGCTTTGGATTTACAGGCTTTGATTTTTTTAGCTGAAAATAAACCTAAAGAGGCGCTGAAAAGTTACGAGCTTTCTTTTCAGATTGAAGAAATGATTCAGTCGCTTTTGGTTTATGAAAATTCTAAAATTATAACACAAGTCCGAAACCGAAACCGAACAGAAAAGTGTATTGAAATCTATCTTTCTCTGTATGAAAAAGAAAGAAAAATGAGCTATTTGGGAAGTGCTTTTTTACTTTCGGAACAAACTAAATCAGTTGTTTTAAAAAATCATCTTAAAAATTCAGAAACGATTTCAAGAGAAGAAAAACTGATTTTACAACAATTGCAAAATTGGAACACCACTATTCTGAAAGAACAGCAAAAACTGGAATTGGCGGATATTTCGAAAATCAATGAAGCGGTTAAAAAGCAAAATGAGTTAATGCTTCTTTTGAAAACAAAACAAAGCAAAACAGATTCAAAAAAGAATACCAACTTTGATCTTTCTGCACTTTATGCCAAATTAGAAAAAGACAATGCGCTATTAATCGAATACTTTTTCGGAACACATTGTATTTATAATTTTACTTTAGAGAACAATAAAATTGCATTACATCGAATTGAAACCGACAAGAACGCTTTTCCCGAATTGCTTTCTTTTATTAGTCTTTTTAAAGATCCTTCGGCTATTACTAATAATCCTAAAAAATATAATTTGCTGGGAAATAAGGTTTACAAAAAGCTTCAAATTCCCCATCCTTCAAAACATAAAAATTTAATCTTAATTCCAGATGGTATTTTATCTTTTCTGCCTTTTGAAGCCTTAATCAATGAAACGTCCAATACAACCAACTTTACAAAAATGCATTATCTGTTGGACAAATTTGATGTTGCTTATAACAATTCGGCCGAATTATATTTGAATGCCAATACGCTTTCAAACGGAAAAGAAAATATTCTCGGTGTTTTCCCGATTTTCGAAAAGACGAATTATGCACTTAGATTTTCAAAAAATGAATTAGAATCCATAAAACATAATTTTAAAGGACAGTTTTTTGAAAACGAAAATGCCAGTTTTTCAAACTTTAAAAATAATTCAATAGGAAAATCTATTATACATCTCAGTACACACGCTTCTTCAGGCGATTTGGAAACTCCTGCCAGTATCAAATTTTACGATCAAGAAATCTTGTTTTCTGAACTTTATAATTTAAAACTTAATCCCGATTTGGTGGTTTTAAGTGCTTGTGAAACGGGAATTGGAAAGTTATATAAAGCCGAAGGCGCAATGAGTGTAGCAAGAGGTTTTCAGTTTGCAGGAGCTCAAAATCTGATGTTTTCTTTATGGAATGTAAACGATTATACGACTTCTGTTTTTATGGATTATTTCTATAAAGAAATCAAACATGATGTTTCTTTTGTAAAAGCGAGTGCCAATGCTAAAAGGGAATTTTTGAAAGATAAAACCATTCCGAATGCCAAAAAATCGCCTTATTACTGGAGTGCTTTTGTTTATTACGGAACTATCGAAGAAACCGAAAAACCTACAAATTATATCTTCTATATCATTAGTTTTTTGGCTGTAATTGGCTTATTTTTGGGTTTCAATCAGTACAGAAATGGAAAATCTTCACGAAATTCTCAAAATAGAGAATTACAAAAAAATAAAATTCAAAATCACTAA
- a CDS encoding T9SS type A sorting domain-containing protein: protein MKKTLLCFLLLLPTLFFAQVSSIIHCAGDNVFDLTSRYDELTEGLTPDQNITIKYYIKDTYAANDEYAIADPKNFVFNERQLQIHVNVYTNGQKKYMNSFMIFLNSPLSISYANVTNPICGNQRLTVGALGGQSSYKYSLDGVNYQSENIFNNVNPGTYTVYVKDGYNCIATMEKIVQPIPPLTATSLNIDNSCFGSNDGRIEVNATGGRLPYSYSMNGTNHRVSNIFSNLPPGHYNLTVKDVTGCTFTFSVEILSPTVLNSYVTATNVSAFGNNDAEITVNATGGTPNYSYILRSTYGSIIKPYQSSNRFQGIGAGSYIVEVIDVKGCMYTTQITIPAPPSPLNATVAVTDINCNNPTGSLTVTTIGGSGSYLYSLNNEPYQASNFFYNLAPGNYVVNVKDSQNAIISFPVVIKSSEPLTATAAYTKIENCAINYNSTITITASGGKTPYKYAVNTTASYQDNNTFFGAAPGEHTINVKDANGCIFSSTLTIDSPVSLTATATINEAATCYGKDSVTITAAGGQPPYTYSFTEGTTYSDINTSELNPGYRTVFVKDANGCIVTQSVLISPKNSLNSTFVAYANATAPNSNDGLITINTTGGKMPYSYTITNGSNTITVPPQPSNTNTFNNLAPGSYRIVAKDAIGCVSQAIEVIISAPSLAPLTAVSTITQPTCTNPTGTISIIASGGSGYYQYSIDNGVTYSNNSIFSVVAAGTYKIVVRDAENAIYTFNLVVQPISPLYLNVSIVSPITCAQNGIIHALAIGGQSPITYSLNGGAFSDTNIYENLSPGIYIVTAKDNNGCTESIVMELAAPIPLVANITIENQTATINASSGNTELKYAISPNLDRLSSQNVYPNLAPGNYTAIIKDSNGCVVMLNFVIEVPAPSANGKTTVNVDFKQGQTLADLVIEGQNIKWYSTPGSSPTGKTNKVAAEVPLPLSTVLVDGVTYYASQTINGVESKERLAVTAKVNGSLSTPDFELADFRFYPNPVKNILSIKNQSSIDHIQVFSVSGKSVLSKNINGNSAEIDLSGLSTGMYILNVKSDGKEKAFKFVKE from the coding sequence ATGAAAAAAACTCTACTTTGTTTTCTTTTATTGTTACCTACTTTATTTTTTGCTCAAGTTAGCAGTATTATACATTGTGCTGGAGATAATGTTTTTGATTTGACCAGTCGATATGATGAATTGACTGAAGGTCTTACTCCTGACCAAAATATTACTATTAAGTATTATATAAAAGATACTTATGCTGCAAATGATGAATATGCAATTGCAGATCCAAAGAATTTTGTTTTTAATGAAAGACAGCTGCAAATTCATGTGAATGTCTATACTAATGGTCAAAAGAAGTACATGAATTCTTTTATGATATTTTTGAATTCTCCCTTATCCATCTCTTATGCCAATGTTACAAACCCAATCTGTGGCAACCAAAGATTAACAGTAGGTGCTTTAGGAGGCCAATCTTCTTATAAATATTCGTTAGATGGAGTTAATTATCAATCCGAAAATATCTTTAATAATGTAAATCCTGGAACTTATACCGTTTATGTTAAAGATGGCTATAACTGTATAGCTACAATGGAAAAAATTGTACAACCTATACCCCCACTTACAGCAACAAGCTTAAATATAGACAATTCTTGTTTCGGTTCAAATGATGGTAGAATAGAAGTTAATGCCACTGGAGGGCGGCTACCCTATTCTTATTCTATGAACGGTACTAATCATAGGGTGTCAAATATATTTTCAAATTTACCTCCTGGACATTATAATTTGACAGTAAAAGATGTTACAGGGTGTACATTCACATTTTCTGTAGAAATACTAAGTCCTACAGTTTTAAACTCTTACGTAACCGCTACTAACGTCAGCGCTTTTGGCAACAATGATGCAGAAATAACAGTTAATGCAACGGGAGGAACACCTAACTATTCTTATATCTTGCGAAGTACTTACGGATCAATCATAAAACCATATCAATCTTCTAACAGATTTCAGGGTATAGGAGCAGGTTCCTATATTGTCGAAGTTATAGATGTTAAAGGATGTATGTATACTACACAAATTACTATACCCGCCCCACCTTCTCCTTTGAATGCTACTGTAGCAGTAACCGATATTAATTGCAATAATCCTACAGGCTCTCTAACGGTTACCACTATAGGAGGATCTGGTTCTTATCTTTATTCTTTAAATAATGAGCCATATCAGGCTTCAAATTTCTTTTACAATTTAGCTCCAGGCAATTATGTCGTAAATGTAAAAGACAGCCAAAATGCTATTATAAGTTTTCCAGTTGTTATAAAATCTTCTGAGCCACTAACCGCAACAGCTGCCTATACCAAAATCGAGAATTGCGCCATAAATTATAATTCAACCATCACGATTACAGCTAGCGGAGGTAAAACGCCATATAAATATGCAGTCAATACTACTGCAAGTTACCAAGACAATAATACTTTTTTTGGAGCTGCTCCTGGAGAACATACGATCAATGTTAAAGATGCTAATGGATGTATTTTTAGTTCAACTTTAACTATAGATTCACCTGTCTCATTGACCGCAACTGCAACAATTAATGAAGCAGCAACCTGTTATGGAAAAGATTCTGTAACTATTACAGCTGCTGGAGGACAGCCGCCTTACACCTATTCTTTCACAGAGGGAACTACATACTCTGATATAAATACCTCTGAATTAAATCCAGGATATCGCACTGTATTTGTTAAAGATGCTAATGGCTGTATTGTTACTCAATCTGTACTAATTAGTCCTAAAAATTCTCTAAATAGCACGTTTGTGGCATACGCAAATGCAACTGCTCCAAATAGCAACGATGGATTAATAACAATCAATACAACCGGAGGAAAAATGCCATACAGTTACACAATTACAAATGGCAGCAATACAATTACAGTACCTCCTCAACCATCTAACACGAATACTTTTAACAATCTTGCACCAGGATCTTACCGTATCGTTGCTAAAGATGCTATAGGATGTGTTTCACAAGCCATAGAAGTAATTATTTCAGCACCATCTTTAGCCCCGCTTACCGCTGTAAGTACAATTACGCAGCCAACTTGTACAAATCCTACGGGTACAATATCAATAATTGCTAGCGGAGGATCTGGTTACTATCAATATTCAATAGACAATGGTGTAACTTATAGTAATAACAGCATATTTTCTGTTGTCGCAGCTGGTACATATAAAATAGTAGTTCGTGATGCTGAAAATGCTATCTATACTTTTAATTTAGTCGTACAGCCTATAAGCCCACTATATCTTAATGTATCGATTGTTTCTCCAATAACCTGCGCTCAAAACGGAATAATCCACGCACTCGCTATAGGTGGTCAATCTCCAATTACTTATTCTTTAAATGGAGGTGCTTTTAGTGACACTAATATTTATGAAAATCTAAGCCCCGGCATTTATATTGTAACAGCAAAAGATAATAATGGATGTACTGAAAGTATCGTAATGGAATTAGCGGCACCGATCCCGTTAGTTGCAAACATTACTATAGAAAATCAAACGGCAACTATTAATGCAAGCAGTGGAAATACAGAATTAAAGTATGCTATTTCTCCAAATTTAGATAGACTTTCAAGCCAAAATGTTTATCCAAATCTGGCTCCTGGAAATTACACTGCAATTATTAAAGATTCAAATGGATGTGTTGTGATGCTGAATTTTGTAATTGAAGTTCCTGCTCCTTCTGCAAATGGAAAAACTACTGTAAATGTAGATTTCAAACAAGGTCAGACTTTAGCAGATCTTGTTATTGAAGGGCAAAATATCAAATGGTACAGTACACCCGGAAGTTCTCCAACTGGGAAAACTAATAAAGTTGCTGCTGAGGTACCTTTACCACTATCCACTGTTTTAGTTGATGGAGTTACTTATTATGCATCACAGACTATTAATGGAGTCGAAAGTAAAGAACGTCTTGCAGTTACTGCAAAAGTAAACGGCTCTCTTTCTACTCCAGACTTTGAATTGGCAGACTTTAGGTTTTATCCTAATCCTGTAAAAAATATTTTGAGTATTAAAAATCAATCTAGTATAGATCATATTCAAGTTTTCTCTGTTTCTGGAAAATCTGTTTTGTCTAAAAATATTAATGGCAATTCTGCTGAGATTGATTTATCTGGTCTTTCAACTGGAATGTATATCTTAAATGTCAAATCTGATGGAAAAGAAAAAGCATTCAAATTTGTCAAAGAATAG
- a CDS encoding retropepsin-like aspartic protease codes for MENLHEILKIENYKKIKFKITKTQHLQIKAKINGISGNFILDTGASNTCIGFESIEYFELAAKKSKTKASGAGGTGMKTQISSQNKLQLGSWKNKDFSIVIFDLSHVNEALESYKAKPVHGIIGADVLLEGKAIIDYFNHYLYLK; via the coding sequence ATGGAAAATCTTCACGAAATTCTCAAAATAGAGAATTACAAAAAAATAAAATTCAAAATCACTAAAACCCAGCATTTACAGATTAAAGCTAAAATTAACGGCATCTCTGGGAATTTTATTTTAGACACAGGCGCATCGAACACTTGCATCGGATTTGAAAGTATAGAATACTTTGAATTAGCAGCAAAAAAATCAAAAACAAAAGCTTCGGGCGCTGGTGGAACGGGAATGAAAACTCAAATTTCCTCTCAAAATAAATTACAGTTAGGAAGTTGGAAAAACAAGGATTTCAGCATTGTGATTTTTGATCTTTCGCATGTGAATGAAGCTTTAGAATCGTACAAAGCTAAACCTGTTCACGGCATTATCGGTGCTGATGTTTTATTGGAAGGAAAAGCGATTATTGACTATTTTAACCATTATTTGTATTTAAAATAA
- a CDS encoding RNA polymerase sigma factor — translation MDQNKIHPDQKYIEGLAANDSVIIEMIYKKYAPKVVLFITNNSGDKDQAQDVIQEIMILLFNQAKANKLQLTCPFDAYFFLLCKRRWLNELKKSSNKGVTIYENVVSSNESAHDLVTQTEEFDEKQQLFDMMFQKLGEKCQEVLKLSFSLKSMEEVAEKLNVTYGYVRKKKSLCVGQLTQWIQEAKNFNSLKNN, via the coding sequence ATGGATCAAAACAAAATTCATCCTGACCAAAAATATATTGAAGGACTTGCCGCAAATGATTCGGTAATAATTGAAATGATATATAAGAAGTATGCGCCCAAAGTGGTTTTGTTTATCACCAATAATTCGGGAGATAAAGACCAGGCTCAGGATGTGATTCAGGAAATTATGATTTTGCTTTTTAATCAGGCGAAAGCCAATAAACTGCAGCTTACTTGCCCGTTTGATGCTTACTTTTTCTTATTGTGCAAAAGACGCTGGCTGAACGAACTGAAAAAATCATCAAACAAAGGGGTAACAATTTATGAGAACGTGGTATCTAGTAATGAATCTGCGCATGACTTAGTTACTCAAACAGAAGAATTTGACGAAAAACAACAGCTTTTTGATATGATGTTCCAGAAATTGGGAGAGAAATGTCAGGAAGTTTTAAAACTCAGTTTTAGCTTAAAATCGATGGAAGAAGTAGCCGAAAAACTCAATGTGACGTATGGCTATGTTCGAAAAAAGAAATCGTTATGTGTGGGCCAGTTGACGCAGTGGATTCAGGAAGCGAAAAATTTTAACTCTTTAAAAAACAATTAA